The Stigmatella aurantiaca genome segment GCCGGGCGCCGCCGTGCCGCCGCTGCTGAAGGAGCTCTTCGAGGGGCGCGAGCCGGTGGCGGGACAGGCCGCGGCCTACGTCTGCCGGGGCTTCGCGTGCGAGCGGCCGCTCACGAAACCGGACGAGCTGGCGGCGCGGCTCATGGCCCCGCCGTAGGCGCGGCCTCAGAAGTCTGTGACTGGGCAATGGCGCCCGGTTTGGGGTACACCCCGCTTCCGGAGAGCCCATGGGAGCCAGGACCCTCATCATCCTGCTGGCCTACAACGAAGAGGCCAGCATCGCCGCCACCGTGCGAGAGCTTCGCGGCCAGCTTCCCGCCGTGGACGTGCTGGTGGTCGATGATGGCTCCCGGGATGCGACGGCGGCGCGGGCTCGCGAGGCCGGCGCGGGGGTGGTGCGCCATCCCTTCAACCTGGGCGTTGCCGCGGGCGAGTCCACGGGCCTGCTGTACGCGCTGCGCCAGGGCTATGCGCGCGCGCTGCGGATGGATGGGGATGGGCAGCATGATCCGCAGAGCGTTCCCCTGCTGCTGAAGGCGCTCGACGAGGGCGCGGAGCTGGTGGTGGGCAGCCGCTTCGCCGGGGTGGCCAGCTTCCAGTCCACATGGCTGCGCCGCCTGGGCAGCCGGTTCATCGCCCACCTGCTCTCGTCGCTGTGCCGGCAGCGCATCACGGATCCGACCTCCGGCTTCCGTGGCTTCGGGCCCCGGGCCATGCGCCTGTTCTCGACGCGCTTTCCCCACGACTACCCGGAGCCCGAGAGCGTGCTGATGGCCTCGCGGCAGCACCTGCCCATCGTGGAGGTGCCCGTGCGGATGCGCTCCCGGCGCGCGGGGCTGAGCTCGCTCACCCCCTGGCGCTCGGTCTTCTACATGGCCAAGGTGTCCTTCGCGCTCCTGCTGGAGCGGTTCCGGACGGTCTGAGGCGCATGAGCCGCTCCAGCATCATCGTCCTGGCGGTCTCGGCCCTCTTCGGCCTGGCGGTGCTCCTCTCGGCGCGCCGCAGGCGGACCCCGGAGCGCCACACCTTCAGCTGGTTGCTGGTCTCCGTCTTCACCGCCGCGCTGGCGATCTGGCGCGGTGCCATCGACGCGATCGCCGCGGCGATGGGCATCTATTACGCGCCCTCGGCGCTCTTCTTCCTGGTCTGCCTCGTGCTGCTGTGGCTGCTGTTCCGGCTGAGCCTTCAGGTGGCCGAGCAGCGCAGTCAGATTCAGCGCCTGGCGCAGGAGCTCGCCGTGCTGACGGCGCAGCGTGAGCCCCAGTCGCCCGCCGGGGCGACGGCCTCCGAGGACCCCGGGCCCCCGGTCCGCTGAGCCATGTCCCAGGAGCCCGCCTTGCCGGAAGCCGCCCCTCCGGTCCCCACGTCCGGGACGCCGCCCCCCCGGGGGCTGGGCGCGCTGCTCTGTCTGCTGCTGCTCCTCGTCCTGCTTCCCGCCGCGGCGGCGAGCGTGCTCCGCGCCGCCCTGGGATTGCCGCTGTGGGTGGGGGCCGCCGTGGGTGGGGTGGGGGCGCTCGGCATCACGGGCAGGGCCTTCACGCGCTGGCCCGTCTGGCCCACGCACGTGGGGGGCTCCCTGCTCCAGGCGCTGTACCTCGCCGCGGTGGCGAGGGTGACGTGGGGGATGCTGGGCATCCCCGTGCTGGACGGGCTGGTCTCGGTGGGCGGCGGGGATGCGGGCAACCACGCCGCGTTGCGGATGGACTTCGTGACCCGCGACCCTGGCACCTACCAGGGCTTCACCTTCTTCCACACGGTGACGTACGGGGCGCAGTGGCTGTTCGGCCTGGACACGTTCGCGGGCTTCCGGGTGGGCTTCTATCTGGTGCCGGCCGTCCTCGCGGGGGTGCTGGCCGCTGCGCTCGAGCTCGTGGCGGTCCGGCTGTGGCGCTCACCTCGCGCCTGGGCCGTGGCGCAGGGGGCCCTGCTGGCGCTCACCGTCACCGTGTGGCCCTTCCTGTTGCTGCGGCTGCTGCACTACCACCAGGCGGATGGCTTCTATGGCCACCTCTTCGGGCTGGTGCCGCTGGTCCTCGCCTGGGTGGCCTATGCGCTGCCCCGCACGGCCTGGGGGCGTTGCGCGGCGCTCGTTGGGTTCACGGTCCTCTACCGGTTCACCTATGGGCTGAACCTGGGGGACTTTCTCCTCATGGCGGGCGTGCTGGCGCTCGGGGAGGGCTTCTTCTCCTTCAGCCGGGAGCAGCGCTCCCTGGCATGGCTCGCGCGGCTCATGGGGCTCGTGTTCCTGGCGGCGGGGGCCTATGCCTATACGAAGCTGCTGCCCCTGGGGCCCGTGTACGGCAGCCTCGTTCACCATGATGCCGTGCGGGCCCTGCGGACCCAGGTCTGGGCCGTGGCGGGGCTTCTGGCCTTGCGCTTCGTCTCCTCGCGGGAAGACAAGGTGGAGCGGCGGCTGATCGACTTCGCCGTGCTCTTCGGCGGCATCAACGCGCTGGTCCAGGTGGCATACCTGAAGGCGGGGATGCCCGTGGGGTACTACTTCCTCAAGTACGGCTTCCACGCGGTGGTGTTGCTGCTGAGCGCGGCCCTGCTCGTGACGAGCCTCCGGATGGGGGCCATGGTTCACGCGGCGCCCTTCCGCGCGAGGCAGTGGAGCGTGGCCCTGGCCCTGCTCGTGGCCGTGGGGCTGTTCGCGGTAGCGCATGGGTGGAGCCGGGCCTTCGCGGCCTACACGCCCAGCTACCAGGAGCGGGCGCGGGGCCAGCCTCCGTTCGCCCTGCTCGGGGCGCTGGAGGACCGGGAGAGCTCCGCGCTCATTCGCCAGGTGCTGCGCGAGGAGGGGAAGCGCTTCGGGGGGCTCTTGAGCCCCTCCTGGGCCCGGGTGAACTTCTCGAACGTGGCCCTCGGGTGGGTGCCGGAGGATTACACGGCCACCAATGGCCACTGGCCCGTGTTCGCCGAGGGCAAGGTGCGGCGGGGCCCTGGCGCCTGTGTCTTCTGGGAGGCCTCCCCCGAGGACTGGGAGGCCTACCGGCAGCAAGCGCAAGAGGCGGTGCCGGCGCTGGAGGCCGAGGTGAAGCGCCTCCAGTCCGAGCCGGGGCGCTCCTGCCGGCAGTACCCCGTGGCCTGGACGGCGTCCGGCACCCGGACGCTCTGCTTCCTCTGCGAGTAGCGGCTCAGGGCGCGACGATGCGGCGGTAGCGCGCCTGGAGGAAGAGGTAGGCCGCATAGGCCACCAGCCCCAGGGCGACGATGCCCAGCAGCACCGCGCCGAACGGCTGGTCCGCGAGGACGGCCAGGGACTCATCCAGCCCCTTGGCCTCGCTGGGGTTGGACCGGAGGGCGGCGAGCAGGAGGAAGCCGCCGATGAGGGTGAAGACGACGCCGCGCGCCGCGAGCCCGAAGCGGCTCACCCGGATGGCCCACTCGCGGTGGGTGGGCGTCATGCGTCCCAGGGAGAGCTTCTCGCGGAACTTCGCCGTGTACGCGTTGCGGAACTGGGCGATCGCGAAGGCCATCACACCCGCGCCCACCAGCGCGACCAGCGCGGCCCCGAAGGGCTGGGAGAGCAGCTCCGCCGTCCACCCCTGCGTGCCACGTCCCTTCTGGGCCCCGGCGCCCGTCACCAGGTGGACCGCGGAGAGGGCGAGCGTGACGTGCAGGATGCCACTGCCGAAGTAGCCCGCGCGGGTGACGAGCCCCTTGCCGTCGCGGCCCTTCTGCTCGGGATCCAGGATCGCCTGGACGAAGCGCCAGGCGGCGAAGGCGACGAGGCCCGCGGCCAGGAGCGACATCAGCACGATGCCGAAGGGCTGCTCTGCCAGGGTGACGAGCGCGCCCTTCGTGTCCGTGGCCTTGCCGCCGGAGCCCAGCGCCAGCTTCACCGCGAGCACCCCGATGGTGGCGTACACCACGCCCCGGGCCGCGTAGCCGAACCGGGCGTAGCGCGCCACCCAGCCGCCCACCGTGTGTCCTGCCTGCTCCAGCCGATCCATGCTGGGCCCATGGCCCATCTGCAGTGTCGCCATCGTGTCTTCTCCCGGATGCTTTGGCGGGCTTGAAGATGGGCATTCACGCGGCCAGGACATGTCAGGGCTTGCCTGTGTGCTTGCCCTCCACGCTGGACGGGTCGAACCCGGTGTAGCGCCCTTGCCACTTCTGGAAGTCGCCCTCGCAGGTGCCCCAGTAGTAGCCGGTGCGGTAATTCTCCAGGCAGGTGGAAAGGTTGATGAGCTCGCTGGCCTTCCGGTGCATGCCGCCGAG includes the following:
- a CDS encoding glycosyltransferase family 2 protein, with product MGARTLIILLAYNEEASIAATVRELRGQLPAVDVLVVDDGSRDATAARAREAGAGVVRHPFNLGVAAGESTGLLYALRQGYARALRMDGDGQHDPQSVPLLLKALDEGAELVVGSRFAGVASFQSTWLRRLGSRFIAHLLSSLCRQRITDPTSGFRGFGPRAMRLFSTRFPHDYPEPESVLMASRQHLPIVEVPVRMRSRRAGLSSLTPWRSVFYMAKVSFALLLERFRTV
- a CDS encoding DUF2304 domain-containing protein, producing MSRSSIIVLAVSALFGLAVLLSARRRRTPERHTFSWLLVSVFTAALAIWRGAIDAIAAAMGIYYAPSALFFLVCLVLLWLLFRLSLQVAEQRSQIQRLAQELAVLTAQREPQSPAGATASEDPGPPVR
- a CDS encoding DUF1206 domain-containing protein — protein: MATLQMGHGPSMDRLEQAGHTVGGWVARYARFGYAARGVVYATIGVLAVKLALGSGGKATDTKGALVTLAEQPFGIVLMSLLAAGLVAFAAWRFVQAILDPEQKGRDGKGLVTRAGYFGSGILHVTLALSAVHLVTGAGAQKGRGTQGWTAELLSQPFGAALVALVGAGVMAFAIAQFRNAYTAKFREKLSLGRMTPTHREWAIRVSRFGLAARGVVFTLIGGFLLLAALRSNPSEAKGLDESLAVLADQPFGAVLLGIVALGLVAYAAYLFLQARYRRIVAP